In Archangium violaceum, the following are encoded in one genomic region:
- a CDS encoding AAA family ATPase produces MSDKSLRVYFTTHHDGRLTGQLLPVWESFFDEPPPSAYGTSESEVQALLETRVRQLLLDDPTAINRFLWEEELQARTIAVEVHPQTVHKKRPIISKALVPLKLTYVYGKMESGAWRVRVPRFGWSFVIEELSIARQVLQHALTTALLGEKPKGLYDFRHEGEEFVRSWDPGGLELEEKRGSGEEPPPPVLDQIGEELTSRALGSRQPSLVHDGGSLADWLAYAKRQPPQSLLLVGGPGVGKTSQVLRLARVIAERRREDKEARLPNIWRTSAERIVAGMVYLGMWQERCLKIIDALSYENHYLYVDRLTSLLAPQPDGSSIGDLLLPAAMSGEISLIAECSEAEFERCQRRFAEALRPFRVIRIEQPAASEMPALMQRYQAVKHSRVSIHSLGLRQLVGHLETFQRDTLFPGKAFRFLDWLEQQGERGKARTLYPRDVSEAYARYTGLPLQLISDEIPAEQTTLAAQLKQGVIGQERACERAAGVLARFKAGLNDPEKPVGTLLFAGPTGVGKTELSKQLARTLFGHEERMIRIDMSEYMLPGSAQRLMEVGPGITSLAERVRQQPLSLVLFDEIEKAHPDVFDLLLGILGEGRLTDSLGRLVDFRMTVVCMTSNLGVEQSEPAGFGAERGAEDFLRAIRQAFRPELFNRIDHVIPFRRLSEADVLRIVDLELEKAASRAGLLRRRLRLVVEPDARAWLARHGYDPKLGARPLKRLIEARVMAPIAVRLSADSGLEGAMLPVVVAGTQAERMLRHEYRALATVLDD; encoded by the coding sequence ATGAGCGACAAGAGCCTTCGCGTCTACTTCACCACCCACCACGACGGCCGGCTCACCGGGCAGCTCCTGCCCGTCTGGGAGAGCTTCTTCGACGAGCCCCCTCCGTCCGCCTACGGCACCAGCGAGTCCGAGGTCCAGGCGCTCCTGGAGACACGGGTGCGGCAGTTGCTGCTCGACGACCCCACGGCGATCAACCGCTTCCTGTGGGAGGAGGAGCTGCAGGCCCGGACCATCGCGGTCGAGGTCCACCCGCAGACCGTGCACAAGAAGCGGCCGATCATCTCCAAGGCGCTCGTCCCGCTGAAGCTGACGTACGTCTACGGGAAGATGGAGAGCGGAGCCTGGCGCGTGCGGGTGCCTCGCTTCGGCTGGTCGTTCGTCATCGAGGAGCTCTCCATCGCCCGCCAGGTGCTCCAGCACGCGCTCACCACCGCGCTGCTCGGTGAGAAGCCCAAGGGACTCTACGACTTCCGCCACGAGGGCGAGGAGTTTGTGCGGAGCTGGGATCCGGGGGGGCTGGAGCTGGAAGAGAAGCGCGGTTCCGGCGAGGAGCCTCCGCCTCCGGTGCTCGATCAGATCGGCGAGGAGCTGACGTCGCGCGCCCTGGGCAGCAGGCAGCCATCGCTGGTCCATGACGGCGGCTCCCTGGCGGACTGGCTCGCCTACGCGAAGCGCCAGCCGCCGCAGTCGCTCCTCCTCGTCGGAGGGCCCGGAGTCGGCAAGACGAGCCAGGTGCTCAGGCTCGCGCGGGTGATCGCGGAGCGGCGGCGAGAGGACAAGGAGGCTCGTCTGCCGAACATCTGGCGCACCAGCGCCGAGCGCATCGTGGCCGGAATGGTCTACCTGGGCATGTGGCAGGAGCGCTGCCTGAAGATCATCGACGCGCTCTCGTACGAGAACCACTACCTCTACGTGGACCGGCTCACGTCCCTCCTGGCGCCCCAGCCGGACGGATCGTCCATTGGAGATCTGCTCCTGCCCGCCGCGATGAGCGGGGAGATCTCCCTCATCGCCGAGTGCTCCGAGGCCGAGTTCGAGCGCTGCCAGCGGCGCTTCGCCGAGGCGCTGCGGCCCTTCCGCGTCATTCGCATCGAGCAGCCCGCGGCCTCGGAGATGCCGGCGCTCATGCAGCGCTACCAGGCGGTGAAGCACAGCCGGGTGAGCATCCACTCCCTGGGCCTGCGGCAGCTCGTCGGCCACCTGGAGACGTTCCAGCGCGACACCCTGTTCCCCGGGAAGGCCTTCCGTTTCCTCGACTGGTTGGAGCAGCAGGGCGAGCGCGGCAAGGCCCGGACGCTCTATCCCCGCGACGTCTCCGAGGCCTATGCCCGCTATACGGGACTGCCCCTCCAGCTCATCAGCGATGAGATCCCCGCCGAGCAGACCACGCTCGCGGCGCAGCTGAAGCAGGGCGTCATCGGACAGGAGCGCGCCTGCGAGCGGGCCGCGGGAGTGCTCGCGCGCTTCAAGGCCGGGCTCAATGATCCGGAGAAGCCGGTGGGCACGCTGCTCTTCGCCGGGCCCACCGGCGTGGGGAAGACCGAGCTGTCCAAGCAGCTCGCGCGCACGCTGTTCGGACACGAGGAGCGGATGATCCGGATCGACATGTCCGAGTACATGCTGCCCGGCTCGGCCCAGCGGCTGATGGAGGTGGGCCCCGGCATCACCAGCCTCGCCGAGCGCGTGCGCCAGCAGCCCCTGTCCCTCGTCCTGTTCGACGAGATCGAGAAGGCCCACCCGGATGTGTTCGATCTGCTGCTCGGCATCCTGGGGGAGGGGAGACTCACCGACAGCCTCGGGCGGCTGGTGGACTTCCGGATGACGGTGGTCTGCATGACGAGCAACCTCGGCGTCGAGCAGTCGGAGCCCGCGGGCTTCGGGGCCGAGCGCGGCGCGGAGGACTTCCTGCGCGCCATCCGTCAGGCGTTCCGCCCGGAGCTGTTCAACCGGATCGATCACGTCATCCCGTTCCGCCGGCTGTCGGAGGCGGACGTGCTGCGCATCGTCGACCTGGAGCTGGAGAAGGCGGCCTCACGCGCGGGGCTGTTGCGGCGCCGATTGAGGCTGGTGGTGGAGCCGGACGCGCGGGCCTGGCTCGCCCGTCACGGGTACGATCCGAAGCTGGGGGCTCGGCCGTTGAAGCGGCTCATCGAGGCCAGGGTGATGGCCCCCATCGCCGTGAGGCTCTCGGCGGATTCCGGACTGGAGGGCGCGATGCTCCCGGTGGTCGTCGCCGGCACCCAGGCCGAGCGGATGCTGCGGCACGAGTACCGGGCCCTCGCGACGGTGCTCGATGACTGA
- a CDS encoding AAA family ATPase, producing MNLTLAVYQSRDASGTFRWITLGLGPHTRGREGRSTVKLQQKLVEDLRGIIGELPVRDLTWFQFPRGLRLERIQLELDFKRVHTAAETRRLSGVFPLILEPRFRTRGELMTIAYHPARQDEWFPVDPGASLEEQAKLFFTRSWARLEPYQHESLRSNRKDSLKALAFVARPRSLLDELGKKKGPWDDLELKDPAGKKKKPSGGNQVLHNLGTNLTLQAAEGSLETGMPRVPYREQLQLLLGGERRTPVLLVGPPGAGKRTLLKRFVADQLDADGFQTHRNLDKVTEVWSIAGKRIIAGMSYVGDWEQRCQKLLEDARGGRRILFVEDLHAFGRIGRSRDSDTHLALFFQGALSRGEITLVGTVTPEQLQRLESDAPSFAALFTQLHVRPTSTDETLRMLLHEARELEARQHVSWSPSLFPILLEQASTLFPGAALPGKAIDLLRELATDRGAQGPEIGIDDLFTHLARKTGLPDFLLHPQAKLDPEDVQEALSRKVMGQPKAVQEACDLIARIHSGLTDPRRPYGVYLFTGPTGTGKTELTRALASYLYGDASRLVRLDMAEFQTADAVARLTGDVFQPEGRLTRLIREQPFSLVLLDEIEKAHPSLLNLLLQTFDEGRLTDASGETADFTHTVIVMTSNLGARRKPAVGIGEPDARALALDADRAVREFFPPELFNRIDRIVHFSPLSREAGEKVVEKELARLLSRHGLTSRNIFVSADEAVKRRIVEESFDAHLGARPLKRYLEEKVGQALSEAIIGGPQALMRLFQLYTREGGFAVQADALVPREPAVEGFALEPLLSLPVAKLREKMIEARDEVQRMRLSTDLGALSEQVRFHLERLQAGDREHAASLYTLDSMRMFLEEFAAQLESFARAPEDEARELIEVERFGVMERAVHDDYKGGVDRIRIFDRRALAPAKVVSREQMLDALAEVYFLQRILRGLSSPAQHVVTLELLPLGQWRQGAAEGSLLTEWLCEAYAGSRGEIEGFAAHLPGGARVSGGLRQLREFLHASLLEPVHVALKLVGPGIRPFFEGEAGLHVWQSSGRLPEIVKVRVHEENAPEPVRLLELHEAKLRAFHKARQEGASPLPEDPESAAPVVRAYRFEPPSRQGTVSVMEIDDYLLTYSGSHRVKHLADALPTLWRLRMSQNP from the coding sequence ATGAACCTCACCCTCGCCGTCTACCAGAGCCGGGACGCCTCCGGCACCTTCCGCTGGATCACTCTCGGGCTCGGCCCCCATACCCGGGGCCGCGAGGGCAGGAGCACCGTCAAGCTCCAGCAGAAGCTCGTGGAGGACCTGCGCGGCATCATCGGCGAGCTCCCGGTCCGGGACCTGACCTGGTTCCAGTTCCCGCGCGGCCTGCGCTTGGAGCGCATCCAGCTCGAGCTCGACTTCAAGCGCGTCCACACCGCGGCCGAGACGCGGCGGCTGTCCGGCGTCTTCCCCCTCATCCTCGAGCCCCGCTTCCGCACGCGCGGCGAGCTCATGACCATCGCCTACCACCCCGCGCGCCAGGACGAGTGGTTCCCGGTCGATCCGGGTGCCAGCCTCGAGGAGCAGGCGAAGCTCTTCTTCACCCGCTCCTGGGCCCGGTTGGAGCCGTACCAGCACGAGTCCCTGCGCTCCAACCGCAAGGACAGCCTCAAGGCGCTCGCGTTCGTGGCCCGGCCCAGGTCGCTGCTCGACGAGCTCGGAAAGAAGAAGGGGCCCTGGGACGATCTGGAGCTCAAGGACCCGGCCGGGAAGAAGAAGAAGCCGAGCGGGGGCAACCAGGTGCTCCACAACCTGGGGACGAACCTCACCCTCCAGGCCGCGGAGGGCTCGCTCGAGACTGGGATGCCTCGTGTGCCCTATCGCGAGCAGTTGCAGCTGCTGCTCGGGGGCGAGCGGCGCACCCCGGTGCTCCTCGTCGGCCCTCCCGGCGCCGGCAAGCGCACCCTGCTCAAGCGCTTCGTGGCCGATCAGCTCGACGCCGATGGCTTCCAGACCCACCGCAACCTGGACAAGGTGACCGAGGTCTGGTCCATCGCCGGCAAGCGGATCATCGCCGGCATGAGCTACGTGGGCGACTGGGAGCAGCGCTGCCAGAAGCTGCTCGAGGACGCCAGGGGAGGGCGCCGCATCCTCTTCGTCGAGGATCTGCACGCCTTCGGACGCATCGGCCGCTCGCGCGACAGCGACACCCATCTCGCGCTCTTCTTCCAGGGAGCGCTCTCGCGGGGGGAGATCACCCTCGTTGGCACGGTGACGCCGGAGCAGCTCCAGCGCCTCGAGTCCGACGCCCCGTCCTTCGCCGCGCTCTTCACCCAGCTCCACGTGCGTCCCACCAGCACCGATGAGACCCTGCGGATGCTGCTGCACGAGGCGCGCGAGCTGGAGGCCCGGCAGCACGTCTCCTGGTCTCCCTCGCTCTTTCCGATCCTGCTCGAGCAGGCCAGCACGCTCTTCCCTGGCGCCGCGCTGCCGGGCAAGGCGATCGATCTGCTGCGCGAGCTCGCCACCGATCGGGGGGCCCAGGGCCCGGAGATCGGGATCGACGACCTCTTCACCCACCTCGCTCGCAAGACGGGCCTGCCGGACTTCCTGCTCCACCCCCAGGCGAAGCTGGATCCGGAGGACGTCCAGGAGGCACTCTCTCGCAAGGTGATGGGCCAGCCGAAGGCCGTCCAGGAGGCGTGCGATCTCATCGCGCGCATCCACTCCGGGCTCACCGATCCCCGCAGGCCCTATGGCGTCTACCTGTTCACCGGACCCACCGGCACCGGGAAGACCGAGCTCACCCGCGCGCTGGCCAGCTACCTGTATGGCGATGCGTCCCGTCTGGTGCGGCTCGACATGGCCGAGTTCCAGACGGCCGACGCCGTCGCCCGCCTCACCGGCGACGTGTTCCAGCCCGAGGGCCGGCTGACGCGCCTCATCCGCGAGCAGCCCTTCTCGCTCGTGCTGCTCGACGAGATCGAGAAGGCACACCCCTCGCTCCTCAACCTGCTCCTGCAGACGTTCGACGAGGGCCGGCTCACGGATGCCTCGGGAGAGACGGCGGATTTCACGCACACCGTCATCGTCATGACGAGCAACCTCGGGGCCCGGCGCAAGCCGGCGGTGGGCATCGGCGAGCCGGACGCGCGAGCGCTCGCGCTCGACGCCGACCGGGCCGTGCGCGAGTTCTTCCCGCCCGAGCTCTTCAACCGCATCGACCGCATCGTGCACTTCTCGCCGCTCTCGCGCGAGGCGGGCGAGAAGGTCGTCGAGAAGGAGCTCGCGCGGCTGCTGTCCCGGCACGGGCTGACGTCCCGCAACATCTTCGTGTCCGCCGACGAGGCGGTGAAGCGGCGCATCGTCGAGGAGTCCTTCGATGCCCACCTGGGTGCCCGTCCGCTCAAGCGCTACCTGGAGGAGAAGGTAGGTCAGGCCCTCTCCGAGGCCATCATCGGTGGACCCCAGGCGTTGATGCGCCTGTTCCAGCTCTACACCCGTGAGGGCGGTTTCGCCGTCCAGGCCGACGCGCTCGTCCCCCGCGAGCCCGCGGTCGAGGGGTTCGCCCTGGAGCCGCTCCTGTCCCTGCCCGTGGCGAAGCTGCGCGAGAAGATGATCGAGGCGCGCGACGAAGTGCAGCGGATGCGGCTCAGTACGGACCTCGGCGCGCTGTCCGAGCAGGTCCGCTTCCACCTCGAGCGGCTCCAGGCCGGAGACCGGGAGCACGCCGCGTCGCTCTACACCCTCGACTCGATGCGGATGTTCCTGGAGGAGTTCGCGGCCCAGCTGGAGTCCTTCGCCCGGGCTCCCGAGGACGAGGCGCGGGAGCTGATCGAGGTCGAGCGCTTCGGCGTCATGGAGCGCGCCGTGCACGATGACTACAAGGGCGGTGTGGATCGCATCCGGATCTTCGATCGGCGGGCGCTCGCGCCAGCGAAGGTCGTCTCCCGTGAGCAGATGCTCGACGCCCTGGCCGAGGTGTACTTCCTGCAGCGCATCCTCCGGGGTCTCTCCAGCCCCGCCCAGCACGTGGTCACGCTGGAGTTGCTCCCGCTCGGGCAGTGGCGGCAGGGCGCGGCCGAGGGCTCACTGCTCACCGAGTGGTTGTGCGAGGCCTATGCCGGCTCGCGCGGGGAGATCGAGGGCTTCGCCGCCCACCTCCCCGGAGGGGCCCGGGTGTCCGGTGGCCTCCGGCAGCTCCGGGAGTTCCTGCATGCTTCCCTCCTGGAGCCGGTGCACGTCGCGCTCAAGCTGGTGGGGCCGGGCATCCGGCCCTTCTTCGAGGGCGAGGCCGGGCTGCACGTCTGGCAGTCCTCGGGACGGCTCCCGGAGATCGTGAAGGTCCGCGTGCACGAGGAGAACGCGCCGGAGCCCGTGAGGCTGCTCGAGCTGCACGAGGCGAAGCTCCGGGCCTTCCACAAGGCGCGCCAGGAGGGCGCGAGCCCGCTGCCCGAGGATCCCGAGTCGGCCGCTCCCGTCGTCCGCGCCTACCGCTTCGAGCCGCCTTCCCGTCAGGGCACGGTGTCGGTGATGGAGATCGACGACTACCTGCTCACCTACAGCGGCAGCCACCGCGTCAAGCACCTCGCGGATGCCCTGCCCACCCTGTGGCGCCTTCGGATGAGCCAGAACCCATGA
- a CDS encoding AAA family ATPase, producing MAPSDAASGTLEFSTPLLCQQLWNGDHQVFPVVAPALTSHAPTREACLAEQRLFLEEHLSHAEPEELARFSLPAQVRLEMLEILAPRADLPKRLVKPTTVELATIVVPLAEELWVFVPALDHTVHVGRNQDVRETVRADVEQLLAAREPTAHEYLRLLPPKSVTLETLHLQLRRQDASEKSRQAKKKQQEKLRREQAHEVLLSVSTPLHDRDEARHGPPLIGRDTELALLSSLLGGEKRQGVLLVGPELSGKTELLLAWLRAERKVGRQRRVYATSGSRLIAGMSGFGQWQERVLRVMRAAQELDAVLYFENLGELLAQHSTESIDIPGAMKPFLEEGRVRLLGELTPDALDLLESRHPGLFAVLGRVRLEPLDVRHTREALRARSTWQRKAESSRPTLADDAVEPLVDLAERYLPGRALPGKALRLYEEMRAGLQQERTGNGQAPVLTRERVYSLFSLKTGVPEFLLREDRALLAAEVEAHFRRQLIGQELAVRRVVETLCMVKAGLQPQGKPLATFLFVGPTGVGKTELARLLATFLFGSSERLFRFDMSEFMDAWAAERLIRGNAQGEGLLTRRVRQQPFCVLLLDEIEKAHPAVFDLLLQVCGEGRLTDARGQTAWFHNALIIMTSNLGVAHRRNPLGIGASEVDDTSYYLREVHRHFRPEFVNRIDQLIPFHALTSEQAAEVARLGVDRLRLRRGLLQRGISLHVPPEITTSLAASGYQEAYGARAMRRHLDQQLVVPIARALSSAGPEAQGGRLVIAPRPEGVAVELTRGSPRSARSQLSLVRDLQSERRTLDALFRLDAVEHLREQIAFLVAQLSQGDRNPRGPEAVPVGKLQSDHSRLEELWTQAQKLRSALVAAEELALMALFEQQDATPFVEDAHEQSQALRRLMPALLLSLQPRRDALTMILQEAGETRALEHWLLPLLADAPRRGWSVGGRLSEIGKGSERTRKWGDVLNTEDLRRALVDPSRTFHEVLLSINGTNAGAFLALEAGLHRFPPTEKDEAVMLTIRPVATFTLLHEKELELPAIAPPAQPPLKELRLMSATREHLPEGELSLCDGARQFHLGGRNYFQELELILLEHILHLEKAGSFDPESGFSFALDVLRGAKS from the coding sequence ATGGCCCCTTCCGACGCCGCGTCCGGGACCCTCGAGTTCTCTACTCCGCTTCTCTGTCAGCAACTGTGGAACGGTGACCATCAGGTGTTCCCCGTGGTCGCGCCGGCCCTGACGAGCCACGCCCCCACCCGCGAGGCCTGTCTCGCCGAGCAGCGCCTGTTCCTCGAGGAGCACCTGTCCCACGCCGAGCCCGAGGAGCTCGCGCGCTTCTCCCTCCCCGCGCAGGTGCGGCTGGAGATGCTGGAGATCCTCGCGCCTCGCGCGGATCTCCCCAAGCGCCTCGTCAAGCCCACCACCGTCGAGCTGGCCACGATCGTCGTGCCCCTGGCGGAGGAGCTCTGGGTCTTCGTCCCCGCGCTCGACCACACGGTCCACGTGGGCAGGAACCAGGACGTCCGGGAGACGGTCCGCGCGGACGTGGAGCAGCTGCTCGCCGCTCGCGAGCCGACCGCCCATGAGTACCTGCGGCTGCTGCCACCCAAGTCGGTGACGCTCGAGACCCTCCACCTCCAGCTCCGGCGCCAGGACGCGAGCGAGAAGAGCCGCCAGGCGAAGAAGAAGCAGCAGGAGAAGCTCAGGCGCGAGCAGGCGCACGAGGTGCTTCTCTCCGTCTCCACCCCGCTGCATGATCGCGACGAGGCCCGGCATGGACCTCCGCTCATCGGCCGGGACACCGAGCTCGCCCTGCTGTCGAGTCTGCTCGGCGGCGAGAAGCGGCAGGGTGTGCTGCTCGTCGGCCCGGAGCTCTCGGGCAAGACGGAGCTGCTCCTCGCGTGGTTGCGCGCGGAGCGGAAGGTGGGCCGCCAGCGGCGCGTATACGCGACGAGTGGCTCGCGGTTGATCGCCGGCATGTCCGGCTTCGGCCAGTGGCAGGAGCGCGTGCTGCGCGTGATGCGCGCGGCGCAGGAGCTCGATGCCGTCCTCTACTTCGAGAACCTCGGCGAGCTGCTCGCGCAGCACTCCACCGAGTCCATCGACATCCCCGGCGCGATGAAGCCCTTCCTGGAGGAGGGCAGGGTGCGCCTGCTCGGCGAGCTCACCCCCGATGCGTTGGATCTGCTGGAGAGCCGGCACCCCGGACTCTTCGCCGTGCTCGGGCGCGTGCGTCTGGAGCCGTTGGATGTGCGCCACACCCGCGAGGCCCTGCGCGCCCGGTCGACCTGGCAGCGGAAGGCGGAGTCCTCCCGGCCCACGCTGGCCGATGACGCGGTGGAGCCGCTCGTGGACCTGGCCGAGCGCTACCTGCCGGGCCGCGCGCTCCCGGGCAAGGCCCTGCGGTTGTACGAGGAGATGCGGGCGGGTCTCCAGCAGGAGCGCACGGGCAACGGCCAGGCCCCCGTGCTCACCCGTGAGCGGGTGTACTCGCTCTTCAGTCTGAAGACGGGTGTCCCCGAGTTCCTGCTGCGCGAGGATCGGGCACTGCTCGCCGCCGAGGTCGAGGCGCACTTCCGCCGCCAGCTCATCGGCCAGGAGCTCGCCGTGCGCCGCGTCGTGGAGACGCTGTGCATGGTGAAGGCGGGACTCCAGCCCCAGGGCAAGCCGCTGGCCACCTTCCTCTTCGTGGGCCCCACCGGCGTGGGGAAGACGGAGCTCGCGCGGCTGCTCGCCACGTTCCTCTTCGGCTCGTCCGAGCGGTTGTTCCGCTTCGACATGAGCGAGTTCATGGACGCCTGGGCCGCCGAGCGTCTCATCCGGGGCAACGCCCAGGGCGAGGGGCTGCTCACGCGGCGCGTCCGGCAGCAGCCCTTCTGCGTCCTCCTGCTCGATGAGATCGAGAAGGCCCACCCGGCCGTGTTCGATCTGCTCCTGCAGGTGTGCGGGGAAGGGCGGCTCACCGATGCGCGCGGACAGACGGCCTGGTTCCACAACGCGCTCATCATCATGACGAGCAACCTCGGGGTGGCGCACCGCCGCAACCCGCTGGGCATCGGGGCCAGCGAGGTGGACGACACCTCGTACTACCTGCGCGAGGTGCACCGGCACTTCCGGCCCGAGTTCGTCAACCGCATCGATCAGCTCATTCCCTTCCACGCGCTCACCTCCGAGCAGGCGGCAGAGGTGGCGCGGCTCGGCGTGGACAGGCTGCGGCTGCGGCGCGGTCTGTTGCAGCGGGGCATCTCGCTCCACGTGCCGCCGGAGATCACCACCTCGCTCGCGGCATCCGGCTACCAGGAGGCCTATGGCGCCCGCGCCATGCGGCGGCACCTGGATCAGCAGCTCGTCGTCCCCATCGCCCGCGCGCTCTCCTCGGCGGGGCCGGAGGCCCAGGGCGGGCGACTGGTGATCGCCCCTCGCCCGGAGGGAGTCGCGGTGGAGCTGACCCGGGGGAGCCCCAGGTCCGCCCGGAGCCAGCTCAGCCTGGTGCGCGACCTTCAGTCGGAGCGGCGGACCCTCGACGCGCTCTTCCGGTTGGACGCGGTGGAGCACCTGCGGGAACAGATCGCCTTCCTCGTGGCCCAGCTCTCCCAGGGGGACCGCAACCCGCGCGGCCCCGAGGCCGTTCCGGTGGGCAAGCTGCAGAGCGATCACAGCCGGCTGGAGGAGCTCTGGACCCAGGCCCAGAAGCTGCGCTCGGCGCTCGTGGCCGCCGAGGAGCTGGCGCTCATGGCCCTCTTCGAGCAGCAGGACGCCACGCCCTTCGTCGAGGACGCCCACGAGCAGAGCCAGGCCCTCCGCCGGTTGATGCCGGCCCTGTTGCTCTCCCTGCAACCCCGGCGTGACGCCCTCACGATGATCCTCCAGGAGGCCGGTGAGACGCGGGCGCTCGAGCACTGGCTGCTGCCGCTGCTCGCGGACGCGCCCCGGCGCGGCTGGTCGGTCGGCGGCCGCCTGTCGGAGATCGGCAAGGGCAGCGAGCGCACGCGCAAGTGGGGTGACGTGCTCAACACCGAGGACCTGCGGCGGGCACTCGTCGACCCCTCACGCACCTTCCACGAGGTGCTGCTCTCGATCAACGGGACGAACGCCGGAGCCTTCCTGGCGCTCGAGGCCGGACTGCATCGCTTCCCCCCCACGGAGAAGGACGAGGCCGTCATGCTCACGATCCGGCCCGTGGCGACCTTCACCCTCCTGCACGAGAAGGAGCTCGAGCTGCCAGCCATCGCCCCACCGGCCCAGCCCCCGCTCAAGGAGCTCCGGCTGATGTCCGCCACCCGCGAGCACCTCCCCGAGGGAGAGCTCTCGCTGTGCGATGGCGCGCGCCAGTTCCACCTCGGCGGCCGGAACTATTTCCAGGAACTCGAGCTGATCCTCCTCGAACACATCCTCCACCTCGAAAAGGCCGGGAGCTTCGACCCCGAGAGTGGCTTCTCCTTCGCGCTCGATGTGCTCCGGGGGGCGAAGTCATGA
- a CDS encoding cytochrome P450, giving the protein MSNAARPQLNPVSPENLTNPVPLYHELRTHEPVYWSDAVHAWFVSRYDDVLACLRDPHLSANRLKLFENQMSALGTDVIRDYMAVSSRQMQMRDGVDHLRLRRQASPGFSPQALDAWRPTIRRTMEMLVDRVLPLRRMNLVKELSYQLPPLVIAELLGIPAQDRGRFQQWAWPMAAFSQPTPGADILTLARQANEATIEMSRYLVGTIEERRHSPGHDVLSRMVQAQQDGQMTLDELVANAIVILSAGHLTTTDQFSNAIHDLLAHPDQFQKLKDDPSLLRSAVEEIIRFNPAVPFTFRIATRDIQLRGRNIRPGDIVFLGLAAANRDPAVFPDPDRFDITRDSVHQKHMSFGFGSHHCLGAGLARRELEIAIEVLLHRIPGLQRDESEVPRLKCHSLLFRGLEALHVKW; this is encoded by the coding sequence ATGTCCAACGCCGCGCGACCCCAGCTCAACCCCGTCAGCCCAGAGAATCTCACCAATCCGGTGCCGCTCTACCATGAGCTGCGCACCCACGAGCCGGTGTACTGGTCGGACGCGGTGCATGCTTGGTTCGTCAGCCGTTACGACGACGTGTTGGCTTGTCTGCGCGATCCGCACCTGAGCGCCAACCGGCTCAAGCTCTTCGAGAACCAGATGAGCGCCCTGGGGACGGACGTCATCCGGGACTACATGGCGGTCTCCAGCCGGCAGATGCAGATGCGCGATGGTGTGGACCACCTACGCCTGCGCCGGCAGGCCAGCCCGGGCTTCTCGCCCCAGGCACTGGATGCCTGGCGGCCGACGATCCGCCGCACCATGGAGATGCTCGTGGACCGGGTGCTGCCCCTGCGGCGCATGAACTTGGTCAAGGAGCTGTCCTATCAGCTGCCCCCGCTCGTCATCGCCGAGCTGCTGGGCATTCCCGCCCAGGACCGTGGGCGCTTCCAGCAGTGGGCCTGGCCCATGGCCGCGTTCTCCCAGCCCACGCCGGGCGCGGACATCCTGACCCTGGCGCGCCAGGCCAACGAAGCCACCATCGAGATGTCCCGCTACCTGGTGGGGACCATCGAGGAGCGCCGCCACAGCCCGGGCCATGACGTCCTCAGCCGCATGGTGCAGGCCCAGCAGGACGGGCAGATGACGCTGGATGAGCTGGTGGCCAATGCCATCGTCATCCTCTCCGCCGGCCACCTCACCACCACGGATCAGTTCAGCAACGCCATCCATGATCTGTTGGCGCACCCGGACCAGTTCCAGAAGCTGAAGGACGACCCGAGCCTGCTGCGCTCGGCCGTGGAGGAGATCATCCGCTTCAACCCGGCGGTGCCCTTCACCTTCCGCATCGCCACCCGGGACATCCAGCTGCGCGGGCGCAACATCCGCCCGGGGGACATCGTGTTCCTGGGTCTGGCCGCGGCGAACAGGGATCCGGCGGTCTTCCCGGATCCGGACCGCTTCGACATCACCCGTGACAGCGTCCACCAGAAGCACATGAGCTTCGGGTTCGGCTCGCACCACTGTCTGGGAGCGGGTCTGGCGCGCCGCGAGCTGGAGATCGCCATCGAGGTGCTGCTGCACCGGATTCCCGGGCTGCAGCGGGACGAGTCCGAGGTGCCCCGGCTCAAGTGCCACAGCCTGCTGTTCCGCGGCCTCGAGGCCCTGCACGTGAAGTGGTGA